Genomic segment of Danaus plexippus chromosome 5, MEX_DaPlex, whole genome shotgun sequence:
ATTGATCTCTGTATCTATTTTAAGTGATcgtattaatactttattaaaatgattactgTATTAGTTCTCAATATTTGCTTTAACAAGAGCCtaattgatttctttttaattgaataactaATTTGCCTATTTTTTCTCATTAGATAATTAtccaaagtaatttaaaatatgtatttggaCTTTATTTTAGCGCTgaaccaaaatatatacaggtaGTAATTGGAACTGCTAATTTGGATAACGGTGGATTGATGTACAGTGTTGAATCAGTATACGTTCATGATGACTATAACAGCACTCTAAGATTAAATGATATagcgatattaaaaattagaggtctttttaatttatgcaaaGGTAAAATGCTACGACTTGATAACGAGAAATTAAAGGAAGGAGATAATGTTACTGTCGTTGGGTTCGGTGCGAAGAAGgtaaagattatataattttataacgacAATTagcagaataaaatttaaaaaaagccgTACATAtgaaaacagataaaaaatcaaGTAACTCTTTTCGCCTTGTAaggaataataatgaaatttatcttaatataaacgtatcaaattattttattttgtagccGAATGGAGAATCAGCCCGCAAAATGAACGCTTTAAATCTGACAGTATTCAGCCAGGAAACTTGTCAGTATGCAATGCGATACACGAGAAAGATTTATGACAGCATGTTCTGTACGTTCACAGGAATTGGACAGGGTACTTGCCACGTAAGGGATTTTctgaattttctaaatatcgTTTCCATCAGAGACCTTTTCTATATAACACATTTaccttatatttcattatacggAGATATTTTCCGGATGACAACGTCGATTTATCAATGACTCAATAGAACACTAAGCGTAGTGAATAgtcatacttattttattacaacgtTCCATGCTTTGTTACCTATAGGTGTGAGCGTCCAACATTTTTGATGTTCTCTT
This window contains:
- the LOC116769323 gene encoding chymotrypsin-2-like; protein product: MSNTLLFFCIFCIYFGVEGTPRLVGGDRIPIELGKFHASLQNVTRHHVCGGAIISQKHVVTAAHCVFNAEPKYIQVVIGTANLDNGGLMYSVESVYVHDDYNSTLRLNDIAILKIRGLFNLCKGKMLRLDNEKLKEGDNVTVVGFGAKKPNGESARKMNALNLTVFSQETCQYAMRYTRKIYDSMFCTFTGIGQGTCHGDSGGPLVKDNKLVGIVSWGIPCAVGFPDVHTRIQPYIPWIQNIMDKVSCGSCSK